The following coding sequences are from one Zalophus californianus isolate mZalCal1 chromosome 5, mZalCal1.pri.v2, whole genome shotgun sequence window:
- the LOC113929961 gene encoding renin receptor-like: MAALVVLLSLLAAGVLGNEFSILRSPGSVVFRDGNWPIPGERIPDVAALSMGFSVKEDLSWPGLAVGNLFHRPRATVMVMVKGVDKLALPPGSVISYPLENAVPFSLDSVANSIHSLFSEETPVVLQLAPSEERVYMVGKANSVFEDLSVTLRQLRNRLFQENSVLNSLPLNSLSRNNEVDLLFLSELQVLHDISSLLSRHKRLAKDHSPDLYMLELAGLDEIGKHYGEDSEQFRDASKILVDALQKFADDMYNLYGGNAVVELVTVRSFDTSLIRKTRTILEAKQVKNPSSPYNLAYKYNLEYPVVFNMVLWIMIALALAVIITSYNIWNMDPGYDSIIYRMTNQKIRMD; this comes from the coding sequence ATGGCAGCGCTCGTGGTGCTCCTGTCCTTGCTGGCGGCGGGTGTTTTGGGGAACGAGTTTAGTATATTAAGATCGCCAGGGTCTGTTGTTTTCCGAGATGGAAATTGGCCTATACCAGGAGAGCGAATCCCAGACGTGGCTGCATTGTCCATGGGCTTCTCTGTTAAAGAAGACCTTTCTTGGCCAGGACTTGCGGTGGGTAACCTGTTTCATCGTCCTCGGGCTACCGTTATGGTGATGGTGAAGGGAGTAGACAAACTCGCTCTACCCCCAGGCAGTGTCATTTCGTACCCTTTGGAGAATGCAGTTCCTTTTAGTCTTGACAGCGTTGCAAATTCCATTCACTCCTTATTTTCTGAAGAAACTCCTGTAGTTTTGCAGTTGGCTCCCAGTGAGGAGAGAGTGTATATGGTGGGGAAGGCAAACTCGGTTTTTGAAGATCTCTCCGTAACGTTACGGCAGCTCCGCAATCGCCTGTTCCAGGAAAACTCTGTTCTCAATTCACTTCCCCTCAATTCTCTGAGTAGGAACAATGAAGTTGATCTGCTCTTTCTTTCGGAATTGCAAGTGCTACATGATATTTCAAGTTTGTTGTCTCGACATAAGCGTCTAGCCAAGGATCATTCTCCGGATTTATATATGCTGGAGCTGGCAGGTTTGGATGAAATTGGGAAACATTATGGGGAAGATTCTGAACAATTCAGAGATGCTTCCAAGATCCTTGTTGATGCCCTGCAAAAGTTCGCAGATGACATGTACAACCTTTATGGCGGGAATGCAGTGGTGGAGTTAGTGACCGTCCGATCGTTTGACACATCTCTCATCAGGAAGACAAGGACTATTCTTGAGGCAAAACAAGTGAAGAACCCATCAAGCCCCTATAACCTCGCCTATAAGTATAACCTTGAGTATCCAGTGGTTTTCAACATGGTACTTTGGATAATGATCGCCTTGGCCTTGGCCGTGATTATCACCTCTTACAATATCTGGAACATGGATCCTGGATATGACAGCATTATTTATAGGATGACAAACCAGAAGATTCGAATGGATTGA